One Trichoderma asperellum chromosome 5, complete sequence genomic region harbors:
- a CDS encoding uncharacterized protein (TransMembrane:1 (o6-25i)): protein MTTYISLIRHCKLSILLGATLYMLLTIRRQDAADALPHADRSADRSIAQPRIEGYNGITAVAPLQEANNV, encoded by the coding sequence ATGACTACATATATTTCATTGATTCGCCATTGCAAGTTGTCAATTCTTCTCGGAGCTACGCTGTACATGTTGTTGACCATTCGCAGACAAGACGCCGCGGATGCGCTGCCCCACGCGGACCGCTCTGCGGACCGGTCCATCGCCCAACCACGCATAGAGGGGTACAATGGCATCACAGCAGTTGCACCTCTGCAAGAGGCAAACAATGTCTGA
- a CDS encoding uncharacterized protein (EggNog:ENOG41~TransMembrane:1 (i7-24o)) — translation MEGQRNIVIVGGGIIGCTTAYYLTRHPKFSPALHTITLLEAAPSVAAGASGKAGGLLGLWAYPSSIVPLSYRLHAELAAEHDGANRWGYRRLKCGSIEAVVTKKKLNELQNSADDNGKAWEKLPKQDEAAKELLQDEELPADLDWIDREVVRGWAEMGSPGATETAQVHPYHFTTSIAELAQKAGVTITTNAKVTRLVTSKLSVQGVEYLDRTTDETRKITDVTDIIVAAGPWTGRVLPRSKVEGLRAHSVVYDVNITPYAVFTDIELPSDFIPEHRAKMGQKRQHKGRVDPEIYARPFGEAYACGEPDSDVPLPETADQVQFNEAHCDDIISYFATVSPVLATAPIKAKQACYLPRHIRFGQESGPLIGPTVTPGLWVAAGHTCWGIQNGPATGKLMSEYILDGEAKSASVGNLDPRKFKV, via the exons AGTCATTGTCG GAGGTGGCATCATCGGCTGCACCACCGCCTACTACTTGACCCGCCACCCCAAGTTCAGCCCTGCGTTGCACACCATCACGCTTCTGGAGGCCGCTCCATCAGTGGCTGCCGGTGCCTCGGGAAAGGCTGGTGGCCTTCTTGGGCTCTGGGCATATCCATCGAGCATCGTTCCACTATCATACAGACTGCACGCGGAGCTTGCCGCTGAGCACGACGGGGCCAATCGCTGGGGCTACCGCAGGCTAAAATGCGGCAGCATCGAGGCAGTTGTGACGAAGAAAAAGCTTAATGAGCTCCAGAACTCCGCAGATGATAATGGCAAAGCGTGGGAGAAGCTTCCCAAGCAGGAtgaagccgccaaagaacTGCTCCAGGACGAGGAGCTACCTGCTGATCTGGATTGGATAGATCGAGAGGTGGTGAGAGGATGGGCTGAAATGGGGTCACCGGGAGCTACCGAGACTGCTCAGGTGCATCCATACCACTTCACAACTTCAATTGCAGAGCTAGCTCAGAAGGCGGGCGTCACTATCACAACTAATGCAAAGGTTACGAGACTCGTCACATCAAAGCTAAGCGTCCAAGGGGTCGAGTATTTGGACCGGACAACGGACGAGACCCGCAAGATTACGGATGTGACCGATATTATTGTCGCTGCTGGGCCATGGACCGGCCGAGTGCTCCCTCGCTCAAAGGTTGAAGGCTTGAGAGCTCACAGCGTTGTCTACGACGTCAATATCACTCCTTATGCGGTATTCACAGACATTGAGCTGCCCTCGGACTTTATTCCCGAACATCGAGCAAAGATGGggcagaagaggcagcaTAAAGGCAGGGTAGATCCCGAGATATATGCTCGGCCGTTTGGTGAAGCATATGCATGTG GCGAGCCCGACAGCGACGTGCCACTACCAGAAACAGCTGATCAGGTTCAATTTAACGAAGCCCACTGCGACGACATCATCTCATATTTTGCAACCGTGAGCCCCGTGCTGGCCACTGCGCCAATCAAAGCCAAACAGGCCTGTTACCTGCCGCGACACATACGCTTTGGACAGGAGAGCGGTCCTCTCATAGGGCCCACGGTCACTCCCGGCTTATGGGTTGCAGCTGGCCATACCTGCTGGGGGATCCAAAACGGCCCAGCGACGGGAAAGCTAATGTCAGAGTACATTTTGGATGGCGAAGCGAAGAGTGCGAGCGTTGGCAATTTGGATCCAAGGAAGTTCAAGGTCTGA